One region of Haloprofundus salilacus genomic DNA includes:
- the mptA gene encoding GTP cyclohydrolase MptA: protein MSHQLPDVQASQPDVTVGLSQVGVTGVEKLVKLARDGKRPIVLMAEFEVFVDLPATRKGADMSRNMEVIDETLEAAVEEPSYRVEDVCGDAAERLLEKHDYTSTADVRMTAELITRERTPASDKQTQGTATIIASAVATEEGTREEIGARVTGMTVCPCSQGMSASRAREELADLGVDDETVEAFLDAVPQPGHSQRGHATFTVTSEGSPDVDLGDIIDVARDSMSARIYNLAKRPDEDHMTYHAHANAKFVEDCVRSMAEDAVDRFDQLPDDAVIHMKQSNDESIHQHNAHAEREVTMQQLRSELKI, encoded by the coding sequence ATGAGTCACCAGTTGCCTGACGTGCAGGCAAGCCAGCCCGACGTCACCGTCGGCCTCAGTCAGGTCGGCGTCACGGGCGTCGAAAAGCTCGTGAAACTCGCCCGAGACGGCAAGCGACCCATCGTCCTGATGGCCGAGTTCGAGGTGTTCGTCGACCTCCCGGCGACCCGTAAGGGCGCGGACATGAGTCGGAACATGGAAGTCATCGACGAGACGCTAGAAGCCGCCGTCGAAGAGCCGAGCTACCGCGTCGAAGACGTCTGCGGCGACGCCGCCGAGCGCCTCCTCGAAAAGCACGACTACACCTCTACCGCCGACGTTCGGATGACCGCCGAACTCATCACGCGCGAGCGGACCCCCGCCAGCGACAAGCAGACGCAGGGAACCGCGACCATCATCGCCAGCGCCGTCGCCACCGAAGAGGGGACGCGCGAGGAGATCGGCGCGCGCGTCACCGGGATGACCGTCTGCCCGTGCTCGCAGGGGATGTCCGCGTCCCGCGCCCGCGAGGAACTCGCCGACCTCGGCGTCGACGACGAGACGGTCGAGGCGTTCCTCGACGCGGTTCCGCAACCGGGTCACTCCCAGCGCGGTCACGCCACGTTCACCGTGACGAGCGAGGGGTCGCCGGACGTAGACCTCGGGGACATCATCGACGTGGCTCGCGACTCGATGAGCGCGCGCATCTACAACCTCGCGAAGCGTCCCGACGAGGACCACATGACCTACCACGCCCACGCGAATGCGAAGTTCGTTGAGGACTGCGTGCGCTCGATGGCCGAGGACGCCGTCGACCGGTTCGACCAACTGCCTGACGACGCCGTCATCCACATGAAGCAGTCGAACGACGAGTCCATCCACCAGCACAACGCCCACGCCGAGCGCGAAGTGACGATGCAGCAGTTGCGGAGCGAGCTGAAAATTTAA
- a CDS encoding TrmB family transcriptional regulator codes for MATLRDLGLSEYEARSYRALLRTGPTTAKELSRASDVPMGRIYDVLNSLEQYSLVRSQAASRPKKYVAVEPDAALDRLLEDKRHELEEKAQQYEGIVDELVDELDAGEPVEGQFWTAAVGPAETVDLLVERLATADDHVVMVAATPSPQFDLGTVSVAVVDELTAALDRGVSVSLLMTPELVSTLPPSVGERYTEGLSEHPEFEVRTSENVTGTFNLIDDVEVCIEVPNPLDPGEALAMIDLKDPEFAADVRAVFDPRWEKADPLSL; via the coding sequence ATGGCGACTCTCCGAGACCTCGGACTGTCCGAGTACGAGGCGCGTTCGTACCGAGCGCTCCTGCGAACCGGGCCGACAACTGCCAAGGAGTTGTCACGGGCGAGTGACGTGCCGATGGGGCGCATCTACGACGTGCTCAACAGCCTCGAACAGTACAGCCTCGTCCGGAGTCAGGCAGCGAGCCGACCGAAGAAGTACGTCGCCGTCGAACCCGACGCCGCACTCGACCGGTTACTCGAGGACAAGCGGCACGAACTCGAAGAGAAAGCCCAGCAGTACGAGGGAATCGTCGACGAGTTGGTCGACGAACTCGACGCGGGCGAACCCGTCGAGGGACAGTTCTGGACGGCCGCCGTCGGCCCAGCGGAGACGGTCGACCTGCTCGTCGAGCGCCTCGCGACGGCCGACGACCACGTCGTGATGGTGGCGGCGACGCCCTCCCCGCAGTTCGACCTTGGGACGGTGAGCGTGGCCGTCGTTGACGAACTGACGGCGGCGCTCGACCGCGGCGTCTCCGTCTCGCTTCTCATGACCCCGGAACTCGTCTCGACGCTCCCGCCGAGCGTCGGCGAGCGGTACACAGAGGGACTGTCGGAGCATCCGGAGTTCGAGGTTCGGACCAGCGAGAACGTGACGGGGACGTTCAACCTCATCGACGACGTGGAGGTGTGCATCGAAGTGCCGAACCCGCTGGACCCAGGCGAGGCGCTGGCGATGATAGACCTGAAGGACCCCGAGTTCGCCGCCGACGTCCGCGCGGTGTTCGACCCGCGCTGGGAGAAGGCCGACCCGCTCTCGCTTTAA
- a CDS encoding DUF255 domain-containing protein: protein MDDETRVEWREWGPVAFAEAAETERPLLLSLSATWCAGCHEMDAETYAEPRIAANVNDDFVPVRIDVDRHPRVRERYNVGGFPSTVFATPSGAILSGAGYLGPDGMRQVLDSVREAWAERGADGGRVPRALADEPTPAGDLSPAVEAYLAGQLGEKYDDVHAGWGDDAKFPLPRTVEFALKRERNQALRTLDAVRDHLFDDVSGGFFRYASGRDWSGVHHEKLLDTNAALVRTFADAYLYTGDDAYRRPAKRTIDFLTDDLWTGVAVGGSVGPAAGSDYYALSADERAEARQPRVDLTAYAGGNALAAEAMLTYAGYTDDADAERYAERVLDFLETDLVDDEGAVTHYRAGDDVGERLLLGDHARVVGAFARAQQVLGEGLGVAEAVADRAIAELHDRGSFLDGPGEGPGLLDRPFRPLDDNVEMAGALCDLAVLSGNPKYREVARETVEAFAGAADRIGVQAADYGAVAARLCRDPLVVAVADDPGSDLHRAALRVADHEKIVVPDADALFDGRDGVDAYLDRGTAAVLVGETVLSASTPEELMAQVSAATSRLGRNN, encoded by the coding sequence ATGGACGACGAGACGCGCGTCGAGTGGCGCGAGTGGGGACCGGTGGCGTTCGCCGAAGCGGCCGAGACGGAGCGTCCGCTGTTGCTGTCGCTGTCGGCGACGTGGTGCGCCGGGTGCCACGAGATGGACGCCGAGACGTACGCCGAACCGCGCATCGCCGCGAACGTCAACGACGACTTCGTTCCGGTACGCATCGACGTCGACCGGCACCCGCGCGTCCGCGAGCGGTATAACGTGGGCGGGTTTCCTTCTACGGTGTTCGCGACACCCTCGGGCGCGATTCTCTCGGGTGCGGGCTACCTCGGACCTGACGGGATGCGGCAGGTGCTCGACAGCGTCCGCGAGGCGTGGGCCGAACGCGGCGCCGACGGCGGACGCGTGCCGCGCGCGCTCGCCGACGAGCCGACGCCGGCGGGCGACCTCTCGCCCGCCGTCGAGGCGTATCTGGCGGGCCAACTCGGCGAGAAGTACGACGACGTCCACGCCGGGTGGGGCGACGACGCGAAGTTCCCGCTGCCGCGGACCGTCGAGTTCGCGCTCAAGCGCGAGCGAAATCAGGCGCTGCGGACGCTCGACGCAGTCCGCGACCACCTGTTCGACGACGTCTCTGGGGGTTTCTTCCGCTACGCGAGCGGCCGCGACTGGAGCGGCGTCCACCACGAGAAACTGCTCGACACGAACGCGGCGCTCGTCCGCACGTTCGCCGACGCCTACCTCTACACCGGCGACGACGCCTACCGTCGTCCCGCGAAGCGGACCATCGACTTTCTCACCGACGACCTCTGGACGGGCGTCGCCGTCGGCGGGAGCGTCGGTCCGGCCGCCGGGAGTGACTACTACGCGCTGTCGGCCGACGAGCGCGCCGAAGCCAGACAACCGCGGGTCGATCTGACCGCGTACGCGGGCGGCAACGCCCTCGCCGCCGAAGCGATGCTCACCTACGCGGGCTACACCGACGACGCCGACGCCGAGCGGTACGCCGAGCGCGTGCTCGACTTCCTCGAAACCGACCTCGTCGACGACGAGGGGGCGGTGACGCACTACCGCGCGGGCGACGATGTCGGGGAACGACTCCTGCTCGGCGACCACGCCCGCGTCGTCGGCGCGTTCGCGCGCGCACAGCAGGTGCTCGGCGAGGGACTGGGCGTCGCCGAAGCGGTCGCCGACAGGGCGATCGCGGAACTCCACGACCGCGGGTCGTTCCTCGACGGGCCGGGCGAGGGACCGGGGTTGCTCGATAGGCCGTTCCGGCCGTTGGACGACAACGTCGAGATGGCGGGGGCACTCTGCGACCTCGCAGTGTTGAGCGGAAACCCGAAGTATCGGGAGGTCGCCCGCGAGACGGTCGAGGCGTTCGCCGGGGCCGCTGACCGAATCGGCGTGCAGGCGGCCGACTACGGCGCGGTGGCGGCGCGACTCTGTCGCGACCCGCTCGTCGTCGCCGTCGCCGACGACCCCGGAAGCGACCTGCACCGGGCGGCGCTGCGCGTCGCCGACCACGAGAAAATCGTCGTGCCGGACGCCGACGCGCTGTTCGACGGCAGAGACGGCGTCGACGCCTACCTCGACCGCGGGACGGCGGCGGTTCTCGTTGGCGAGACCGTGCTGTCGGCGTCGACGCCCGAGGAACTGATGGCGCAGGTGTCGGCGGCGACCAGTCGCCTCGGCAGAAACAACTGA
- the dnaG gene encoding DNA primase DnaG — MEDTAKYLIHASVTADGVVERSDVVGAVFGQTEGLLGDDLDLRDLQQGSKIGRIDVEIDSERGQSFGRITIASSLDKVETAILAAALETITRVGPCQAHAEIVDIEDVRSAKRREVVDRAKELLSEAFDDSVMTSREILEEVRESVRVEDITEYHGLPAGPRVADSDAIVVVEGRADILTLLRYGIKNGVAVEGTNVPDAVAELTENRTVTAFLDGDRGGELILRELAQVGDVDYVAFAPPGRSVEDLARHEVMAALRGKVPYDAVDDDADVRSSVAATDGSSTPAPERPSDPRTESPETTDAPTTPSPAVGETTDAEQAESETVNGGSAANDDGAANGENPTKGESASDDGSGTTAGAEADSDADGDAAQSALPPEPKSLREHVTEIIDESSGLARLLDADLDLLAEVGKSEAFDALVDADRVPYAVVLDGELDQRLLDVAAQRGVDHVVARSTGEFVKKPVDVRVRTAAQLQRASA, encoded by the coding sequence ATGGAAGACACTGCGAAATATCTCATACACGCTTCGGTGACCGCCGACGGGGTGGTCGAGCGGAGCGACGTGGTCGGGGCGGTCTTCGGGCAGACCGAAGGCCTCCTCGGCGACGATTTGGACCTTCGCGACCTCCAGCAAGGTTCGAAGATCGGACGGATAGACGTCGAAATCGACAGCGAGAGGGGTCAGTCGTTCGGGCGGATCACCATCGCTAGTAGCCTCGACAAAGTAGAGACCGCAATTCTAGCGGCCGCGCTAGAGACGATCACGCGTGTCGGTCCGTGTCAAGCACACGCGGAGATCGTTGACATCGAGGACGTCCGCAGCGCCAAGCGACGCGAGGTCGTCGACCGCGCGAAAGAACTGCTCTCGGAGGCGTTCGACGACAGCGTGATGACCAGCCGCGAAATCCTCGAAGAGGTGCGTGAGAGCGTCCGCGTCGAGGATATCACGGAGTACCACGGCTTGCCCGCGGGACCGCGGGTCGCCGACTCCGACGCCATCGTCGTCGTCGAGGGACGCGCAGACATTCTGACGCTGCTCCGCTACGGCATCAAAAACGGCGTCGCCGTCGAGGGGACCAACGTACCCGACGCCGTCGCCGAACTGACCGAGAACCGGACCGTCACCGCCTTCCTCGACGGGGACCGCGGCGGCGAACTCATCCTCCGCGAACTCGCGCAGGTCGGCGACGTCGACTACGTCGCGTTCGCGCCGCCGGGTCGCTCCGTCGAGGACCTCGCCCGTCACGAGGTGATGGCGGCGCTGCGCGGCAAAGTTCCGTACGACGCCGTCGACGACGACGCGGACGTCCGCTCGTCGGTCGCGGCGACCGACGGCAGTTCGACGCCCGCCCCGGAGCGGCCGTCGGACCCTCGAACGGAGTCGCCGGAGACGACTGACGCTCCGACGACTCCCTCCCCCGCTGTAGGGGAGACGACCGACGCCGAACAGGCGGAGAGCGAAACGGTTAACGGCGGCAGTGCTGCCAACGACGACGGTGCAGCCAACGGCGAAAACCCGACCAAGGGAGAGAGCGCGTCGGACGACGGCAGCGGAACTACCGCAGGCGCCGAGGCCGACTCGGACGCGGACGGCGACGCCGCTCAGTCGGCGCTCCCGCCGGAACCGAAGAGCCTCAGGGAGCACGTTACCGAGATAATCGACGAGTCGAGCGGTCTCGCTCGCTTGCTCGACGCCGACCTGGATCTCCTCGCGGAGGTCGGGAAATCGGAGGCGTTCGACGCCCTCGTCGACGCCGACAGGGTGCCGTACGCCGTCGTCCTCGACGGCGAACTCGACCAGCGCCTCCTCGACGTGGCCGCCCAGCGCGGCGTCGACCACGTCGTCGCGCGGTCGACCGGCGAGTTCGTGAAGAAACCCGTAGACGTGCGCGTTCGAACCGCCGCGCAGTTGCAGCGCGCGAGCGCGTAA
- a CDS encoding DUF3311 domain-containing protein: protein MTRQKTDYLWIAVFALLAIFAVPWFLWGDARVVAGLPLWLWWHVGWMGVASLAFYAFTRGAWDRGMGVTRG, encoded by the coding sequence GTGACTCGACAAAAAACCGATTATCTCTGGATTGCGGTGTTTGCGCTGCTCGCCATCTTCGCAGTTCCGTGGTTCCTCTGGGGAGACGCGCGCGTCGTCGCCGGACTGCCGCTGTGGCTCTGGTGGCACGTCGGCTGGATGGGCGTCGCGAGCCTCGCGTTCTACGCGTTCACCCGTGGGGCGTGGGACCGCGGGATGGGGGTGACCCGTGGTTAG
- a CDS encoding sodium:solute symporter family protein — translation MVSSLAVQMGVVGAYLVVALAVGLVAYRLTDRGAEDYYLASRSLGTVVLLFTTFATLLSAFTFFGGPNLAYAAGPEWILVMGLMDGILFAILWYVLGYKQWLVGRARGYVTLGEMLGDRFGSTGLRALVAGISLFWLFPYIMLQQMGAGEAVVGLTEGAVPYWAGAALITVFMVVYVAAAGLRGVAWTDTLQGIFMLGIVWVAVGWVLVAIDGPATAYAGFSADELALGGGLYSPQYIVSTAVTIAFGVAMFPQINQRFFVAKSGRVLKRSFALWPVLVVLLFVPAFMLGTWAAGLGVEVPEGANVVPVLLNEYTPVWFAALVVAGAMAAMMSSSDSMLLSGSSYLTRDLYRPLVEPDATEAKEGWVARVGVAVFAVGTFVASLFRPGSLIEVGDLAFSGFAQLALPVLVSLYWTRTTRDGMYAGIVGSQAFYALHSLGPLPATYFGWDAALYGMILGLVLTVGVSAVTSPAPDEKRAMFTEGLSAD, via the coding sequence GTGGTTAGTTCACTCGCCGTCCAGATGGGTGTCGTCGGCGCGTACCTCGTCGTTGCGCTGGCGGTCGGACTCGTCGCCTACCGCCTGACCGACCGGGGAGCGGAGGATTACTACCTCGCCAGTCGCTCGCTCGGTACCGTCGTCTTGCTGTTCACGACGTTCGCGACGCTACTCTCTGCGTTCACGTTCTTCGGCGGCCCGAACCTTGCGTACGCGGCGGGTCCCGAGTGGATTCTCGTGATGGGGCTGATGGACGGCATCCTCTTCGCCATTCTCTGGTACGTGCTCGGTTACAAGCAGTGGCTCGTCGGGCGCGCCCGCGGTTACGTGACGCTCGGCGAGATGCTCGGCGACCGCTTCGGGTCGACTGGACTCCGCGCGCTCGTCGCCGGCATCAGCCTCTTCTGGCTGTTTCCATACATCATGCTCCAGCAGATGGGCGCAGGCGAAGCCGTCGTCGGCCTGACGGAGGGCGCGGTCCCGTACTGGGCGGGCGCGGCGCTCATTACGGTCTTCATGGTGGTGTACGTCGCCGCCGCCGGACTCCGCGGCGTCGCGTGGACTGACACGCTCCAGGGCATCTTCATGCTCGGAATCGTCTGGGTCGCCGTCGGCTGGGTGCTCGTCGCCATTGACGGTCCGGCGACCGCCTACGCCGGCTTCAGCGCGGACGAACTAGCGCTCGGCGGCGGTCTCTACTCGCCGCAGTACATCGTCTCGACGGCGGTCACCATCGCCTTCGGCGTGGCGATGTTCCCGCAGATAAACCAGCGCTTCTTCGTCGCGAAATCCGGCCGCGTGCTGAAGCGGTCGTTCGCACTCTGGCCGGTTCTCGTGGTTCTGCTGTTCGTCCCGGCGTTCATGCTTGGCACGTGGGCGGCGGGTCTCGGCGTCGAGGTGCCCGAGGGCGCGAACGTCGTCCCCGTGCTCCTCAACGAGTACACGCCTGTCTGGTTCGCGGCGCTCGTCGTCGCAGGCGCGATGGCGGCGATGATGTCCTCGTCGGACTCGATGCTGCTGTCGGGGTCGTCGTACCTGACGCGCGACCTCTACCGACCCCTCGTCGAACCCGACGCCACCGAGGCGAAGGAGGGGTGGGTCGCCCGCGTCGGCGTCGCCGTCTTCGCCGTGGGTACGTTCGTCGCCAGCCTCTTCCGACCGGGATCGCTCATCGAGGTCGGGGATCTCGCGTTCAGCGGGTTCGCCCAACTCGCGCTCCCCGTGCTGGTGTCGCTGTACTGGACGAGGACGACCCGAGACGGGATGTACGCCGGCATCGTCGGCAGTCAGGCGTTCTACGCGCTCCACTCGCTCGGCCCGCTCCCGGCGACGTACTTCGGGTGGGACGCCGCGCTCTACGGGATGATTCTCGGACTCGTCCTCACCGTCGGCGTCTCGGCGGTCACCTCCCCCGCGCCCGACGAGAAGCGCGCGATGTTCACGGAGGGCCTGAGCGCGGACTGA
- a CDS encoding DUF6293 family protein, which translates to MQTHIVPVGFDYDRLIAPLIRDQLDVDRVILLEGAVGSEANVEYSRRLSGKLQKDFENLLGATTERLVLADVYDYDAAFEQAYDLINAELDRGSEREAGERDGPEGKRDDSSGGEVWVNVSAMPRPVSFAFATAAHSIMVERQADRERIHTYYTAPEKYLETELAEELRAERDVLADLLANADGDVDEDRLRERLDAATELLSEFDERGTTIGAKRIGERHIVELPVASFSNVKPFEELVLFTLGEHGVFESVSELAETLAGELNEEYTDSFRSKVIYNVDRLGPGGKGYIERDERGKSHRTRLSRIGELWVRAHADDESGVEND; encoded by the coding sequence ATGCAGACGCACATCGTGCCGGTCGGTTTCGACTACGACCGGCTCATCGCCCCCCTCATCCGGGACCAGCTAGACGTCGACAGGGTGATTCTCCTCGAGGGCGCGGTCGGCAGCGAGGCCAACGTCGAGTACTCGCGACGCCTCTCGGGGAAACTGCAGAAGGACTTCGAAAACCTGCTCGGCGCGACCACCGAGCGCCTCGTCCTCGCGGACGTGTACGACTACGACGCCGCCTTCGAGCAGGCGTACGACCTCATCAACGCCGAACTCGACCGCGGGAGCGAGAGAGAAGCGGGCGAGCGCGACGGTCCGGAGGGCAAGCGCGACGACTCGAGCGGCGGCGAAGTGTGGGTGAACGTCAGCGCGATGCCCCGGCCCGTCTCCTTCGCGTTCGCCACCGCCGCTCACTCCATCATGGTCGAGCGTCAGGCCGACCGCGAGCGCATCCACACGTACTACACCGCGCCGGAGAAGTATCTGGAGACGGAGCTCGCCGAGGAACTCCGTGCCGAGCGGGACGTGCTCGCGGACCTGCTCGCCAACGCCGACGGCGACGTCGACGAGGACCGCCTCCGCGAGCGACTCGACGCTGCGACCGAACTGCTGTCGGAGTTCGACGAGCGCGGGACGACCATCGGCGCGAAACGCATCGGCGAGCGCCACATCGTCGAACTCCCAGTCGCATCCTTCTCGAACGTCAAACCGTTCGAGGAACTCGTGCTGTTCACGCTCGGCGAACACGGCGTCTTCGAGTCCGTCTCCGAGCTTGCCGAGACGCTCGCGGGCGAACTCAACGAGGAGTACACTGACAGCTTCCGCTCTAAAGTCATCTACAACGTCGACCGCCTCGGCCCCGGCGGGAAAGGCTACATCGAACGCGACGAACGCGGAAAGTCACACAGAACGCGGCTCTCGCGCATCGGCGAACTGTGGGTCCGCGCCCACGCCGACGACGAGTCGGGCGTCGAGAACGACTAG
- a CDS encoding DUF1405 domain-containing protein yields the protein MSLARDARGLFGDDGLPSPEGLPRWLAPLPRWLENVGLNLVWVVVAVNLAGTAFGFWYYRFQFAETPLVMWPFVPDSPVATLFIALSLALWRVGHTNEYLNALAFFGCWKLGFWTPFTLTVFADGFLAYTATAMYLFLFFSHLAMVVQAFLVHRYSDFPVGAVFVALVWYGVNDVVDYFVPVVGDPHHTMLPFADFTAVYGDVTTLQLAAAGAVTLTLTATFLALSTRVKKFEVGALDGR from the coding sequence ATGTCTCTCGCGCGCGACGCCCGCGGACTGTTCGGCGACGACGGTCTCCCGTCGCCAGAGGGCCTCCCGCGGTGGCTCGCCCCACTCCCTCGGTGGTTGGAGAACGTCGGACTCAACCTCGTCTGGGTCGTCGTCGCCGTCAACCTCGCCGGGACGGCGTTCGGCTTCTGGTACTACCGCTTTCAGTTCGCTGAGACGCCGCTTGTGATGTGGCCGTTCGTCCCCGACAGCCCGGTGGCGACGCTCTTTATCGCGCTGTCGCTCGCGCTGTGGCGTGTCGGCCACACCAACGAGTATCTGAACGCCCTCGCCTTCTTCGGCTGTTGGAAACTCGGCTTCTGGACGCCGTTCACCCTGACAGTGTTCGCCGACGGCTTCCTCGCGTACACGGCGACTGCGATGTACCTCTTCCTCTTCTTCAGCCACCTCGCGATGGTCGTCCAGGCGTTTCTCGTCCACCGCTACTCGGATTTCCCGGTCGGCGCGGTGTTCGTCGCGCTCGTCTGGTACGGCGTCAACGACGTCGTCGACTACTTCGTCCCCGTCGTCGGCGACCCGCACCACACGATGCTGCCGTTCGCCGACTTCACGGCGGTCTACGGCGACGTGACCACGCTGCAACTCGCCGCCGCGGGCGCGGTGACCCTGACGCTCACCGCGACGTTCCTCGCGCTGTCGACGCGTGTGAAGAAGTTCGAGGTCGGCGCGCTCGACGGTCGGTGA
- a CDS encoding potassium channel family protein, whose amino-acid sequence MRELRDLKGLRLRDLTRRQRLVISYGIGLVSVVAAFTLLYFWGMRTLENRPRSIFQALNTVIETMTTTGYGADSPWRTPAMNLFVATMQVTGVVIGFVTLRVLVIPLFERAPLRLDDRLSVKNDHVVVAEYQRDTEILLDELEELDVDYVLVESDDEEAKRLSDDGYQAINGDPEDREDLDRASIEKASMLITDAGTRTASVVLTALEANEELRVISFTDSTRRKAAFAEIGVDRSVAPHALIGRRLAEKATTPVSIDTAVDAGSVTIREVLVRRGSSLHGVQIRESPLASHPDLTLVAGWFDGELHVPPSPTDRLTPNTVLVVAGPEYTLDEVANEVAGVRNPRDTSQERVVVAGLGEGGTAAVEALPAHVPVTTVDESPDCDPDVVGDVTEPETLREADVEGASALIVTVDDDADALLTTAMARSLAPGVEILVRVTDTEKTAPAFRAGADYVLSIQQLCARLVAAEVHGERVMDPVGQIRLVRADASAFAGEALGDARRNADREWTVVGVARGGIVRTDEETVIESGDEMFVAGSDEAIQEFERTVDAS is encoded by the coding sequence ATGCGTGAACTCCGCGATCTGAAGGGCCTCCGTCTTCGTGACCTCACTCGCCGCCAGCGCCTCGTTATCAGCTACGGAATCGGACTTGTCTCCGTCGTTGCCGCGTTTACCCTTCTCTACTTCTGGGGGATGCGAACGCTCGAAAACCGTCCGCGCTCCATCTTTCAGGCGCTCAACACGGTCATCGAGACGATGACGACGACCGGCTACGGCGCCGACTCCCCGTGGCGAACCCCGGCGATGAACCTCTTCGTTGCCACGATGCAGGTCACCGGCGTCGTCATCGGCTTCGTCACGCTGCGGGTGCTCGTCATCCCGCTGTTCGAGCGAGCCCCGCTGCGGCTCGACGACCGCCTCTCCGTCAAGAACGACCACGTGGTCGTCGCGGAGTATCAGCGGGACACCGAGATTCTCCTCGACGAACTCGAAGAACTCGACGTGGACTACGTGCTCGTCGAGTCCGACGACGAAGAGGCCAAGCGCCTCTCCGACGACGGCTATCAGGCGATAAACGGCGACCCCGAGGACCGCGAGGACCTCGACCGCGCCTCCATCGAGAAGGCGTCGATGCTCATCACCGACGCCGGCACGCGCACCGCGAGCGTCGTCCTGACGGCGCTGGAGGCGAACGAGGAGCTACGGGTGATAAGCTTCACCGACTCGACACGTCGCAAGGCCGCGTTCGCCGAAATCGGCGTTGACCGGAGCGTCGCGCCGCACGCGCTCATCGGCCGACGCCTGGCGGAGAAAGCGACGACGCCGGTCAGCATCGACACCGCCGTCGACGCCGGCTCGGTTACGATTCGCGAGGTGCTCGTCCGACGCGGAAGTTCGCTCCACGGCGTCCAGATACGGGAGTCGCCGCTCGCCTCGCATCCGGACCTCACGCTGGTCGCGGGCTGGTTCGACGGCGAGCTACACGTGCCGCCGTCGCCGACGGACCGACTCACCCCCAACACCGTCCTCGTCGTCGCCGGTCCGGAATACACACTCGACGAAGTCGCAAACGAGGTGGCGGGCGTGCGAAACCCCCGCGACACGTCGCAGGAACGAGTCGTCGTCGCGGGACTCGGCGAGGGCGGCACCGCCGCCGTCGAGGCGCTGCCGGCGCACGTCCCGGTGACGACCGTCGACGAATCGCCGGACTGCGACCCGGACGTGGTCGGCGACGTGACCGAACCGGAGACGCTCCGCGAGGCCGACGTCGAGGGCGCCTCGGCGCTCATCGTCACCGTCGACGACGACGCCGACGCGCTGTTGACCACGGCGATGGCCCGGTCGCTGGCCCCGGGCGTCGAGATACTCGTTCGCGTGACGGACACCGAGAAGACGGCGCCGGCGTTCAGAGCCGGAGCCGACTACGTTCTCTCCATCCAGCAGCTCTGCGCCAGACTCGTCGCGGCGGAGGTCCACGGCGAACGAGTGATGGACCCGGTCGGTCAGATTCGGCTCGTCCGGGCCGACGCGTCGGCGTTCGCGGGCGAGGCGCTGGGCGACGCCCGCCGCAACGCTGACCGGGAGTGGACGGTAGTCGGCGTCGCTCGCGGTGGCATCGTTCGCACCGACGAAGAGACCGTCATCGAGTCGGGCGACGAGATGTTCGTCGCCGGGAGCGACGAGGCCATACAGGAGTTCGAGCGGACGGTCGACGCCTCGTGA